AAGCAATACACTAAATTCCATTAAACAGGATTTACGTTGAACAAAACATATTCTCCAGCGGCATCAAAATTTTGCCATTAGTTAAGAGTGGCATGCAATAATTCCCGTTGGACCCAAGTTGACAATTCAGAAAGAGGCTTTAGGACAATAAAAACATGTACACAAGAACAGTTCATATAATACTATCCTCCTTGCCTAACAGCCCATATCACTGGCTGTAAGTATTATCGGAGATCAAAAGCACATGGCTTTTATTTGTCCTTCAGCTAAACCTTGGAAGAAAGGGTGGAAGGACAAGGTCAAGAAAGCGAATGTTCATTCAATTTACGATAGGAGTTCAATTGAAAAGAACATTGTTGATCATGTCAGTACCAGGCTATTACCATGAGTGAGTAGAGTTTTGGAAGCAGAGATAATGTCAAAGGTTAAAGAACAGCAAAAGAGTTCAGGGCTCCCATTCCCTATAGGTATAGGACAGTTTGAGGGCTAGTCTTAGTGCTATATTCCTTGGTTCAATTTCATAATTTCTTAGCTATAGGACACTATCCACCTTCTCCAATGGATTTCATTTATCTATATTATTGAACACCTTAGATAAAGATACTACTGCAAAATAATGAAATCAGAACAAGTCCAGCCATCAGCCTGATTACCTCAAAACTTGAGCAAAAGTAAAGGGTACAACTACATCTCCATGGAGTGCTAATATCCAACGAATAGGTCTGCTAAAAAAAACCTAGAAAATAACAAGTACACAAATAACACATCAGCTAAATGGAAACTCCCATAATTGAAGATTTAAATAAGAATAATGCTTAACAGAAGATATTTATGGTACCACATTTGAACCACATGATGTGTGATTTAAAATGCCGTCTAACATCATGTGGTCTTTTTAGTACTGTCCAATAACTAAATGCCACATCATGTGGTTTGAATGGGGTAAAAAAGGGTGTACTGATATAAAATGTTTCTTAATGCTGGAAGAGAGCTCTTTGGTAAAGAAGAATGCCCAGACATAGAAGCCACTTTGATAGTACAATAAAAAATAAATGAACAATAATAAGTAATATCATTGGCAAAGAAGCATGGTGGTCAGGCTAGTTTTCCATCTCATTCCAGACCAGTATCAAGTGCCCACATCAATTCAGCACAAATTTAGCATACCTGAGAGTTCCAGCGCATTGATTTTGGAAATGATATTCTAGCAATTGCATTGGGCAAGTCCTCAGACAAAACCTAATGAAAAGAACATATATAATAATTATGTAAGAACTGTATACGAATTTTCTATATGCAAGGAACGGGATGAGCACAGTGAACAAAAGGTCCACACCCTAGAGACTAATCCAGTCTTTACCTCGTTCGTAAGACTAATTACAAGAGAAGAATATGCAAAAATGCTTGGAACTATGCTTTTAAAATGATTTCTATGCAATAAAAAACAATTATATCCAGTTCAACATAGATGACAGAAAAATGACCTACTCTTGCTCTTTTTTTTTTTAGCTTTGCCATCAGATGCAAATAATTAACAGAATCATTTTACAAACGATTTATACTATAGATGAGCAACACAATAGAACATGGGCATTGTTGAGTGCATCTAGTACAACAGAAGTACATGTTATCACTGAAATTACAAAAACAAAAACAAAAACAAAAACAAAAACAAAAGAAGTACATGAAATATGAAACCTAAGTTCAGTAAAAGGAAAAGATGAGATGTTGGACCTCCAAAGCATGTCGAGCAGACTCTACTACTCGAGCATAAATATATTCTGTTTTTCCTGCAAAGTATATAACAAATAAAGAATGAACATCCAGAATGTAGCAAAAGAAAATAATTTTTCAGTTATGTAACAGCTTGAATCATATGTAGCTATTTTATGGGTGCATCTACCAATACTCACCATCAGTCTTTCGATATAATGAGTTCAATGGTACAGAGTATCTCCGGCAGAAACCCTCGGCAGCCTAACATGAAATAACATGTTAAACATTTACAAATCTATTATAATACAACACTTCATGACATGTGATATTAGCATGCACGGGCAATGACATTAGTAAACAAATAAAATAAAGAGGACATTGCGCCAAGAAGAGAAGAAAGGAAGGGACATCTAATATCACCTTTGTAGGATTTCCTTGATCATCAAAAGATTTTGAGACTGGAGGCCCTCGAACCTCAACCTCATTCTCCATTTGTTTAGTGCAGAGATTTTCAACACATACCTGGATGTGTGAAAGCAAATACCAATATGAGAACATAATCATCAGAAGTATAAGTACAAGAATTCCCACACCAACACACTTTTAGTTCCAACTCATGCATAAGGTTGTCATACTAATTTTTACATCTACCATGTGAGGCTTACATTACAACAAATTATAAACACAATACTTATTCTTAAAAGTTACGATCTGAAAGCGTCCTTCCTTCTCAATGCCCGGGCTTACATTACAATATGAGAACATATGAATAGGAAGAGAAACCCTAGAGAGTAAGATAAAAATCAACATTAACAAAAGAAAAGGCAAGCTAGAAACTGAAAAGTAGCTCCTGAGCTTTAGATAGCTCAAAATTTCAAATAGCAAAAGGAGAGAGAGCACCAAGCAGAAGGGGTGCCCAGCCAAAAACCTGTGAAATAGCAGGACCTTGGCCATGTACTTGAGGTTGAACAAGAACACATGGACATGAAATCATGTCCGAACATACTGCGTTCAAGAAATCATGAGCTCTCTACATCCTAACGATTGTTTTGACTAACATTCAAGATGCCCACTCGGCTTCGCCAGTTAGCTTGTTGGTATCATGAGTAATAAGACAAGTTTAAAACTGATTGAGCTTGAGAAAGACTAAATCAAGGATTTGAGTTTGAATATGAAGTTGTAAGGAGATTAAAGTTTTGTCAAATTCACAATCTATAGCAATCAACTTTACACACAGATCCTGAAGATCATCAAAGCTTATACTATTTAGATATCAAACAAGATATGACGGTGTTCAAGATTCAGACAACCATATTGACATACAAGAAATCAAATAAAAAGGTTCATCATTAAAATAGAAATGCTTGAGATGAATAAAATCTAGAAATGCCGGTGCATAGGGAAATGATATATAATGATACCACAAGTCTGCGAGGTGTGCCGAAAGCTTGCACTTCACCATGGCCCAATCTTTGCTTTGCTAGTAACTGTGTTACTAGATCCTTCAGCTGCAATGATCAGCTGAGCACAGTAAGAGAAATCCATAATATGTAGAAGTACATAAAGTATGAAATGCCAGAGACAACTTTCAGACTGAGAGAGAGAGAGAGAGAATTGAAACTCATTATTACTGTTGTTGTTGTTATTATTTTGACAACCTACTTTCATGAAAAGAACCAGATTTTATTGATGAAAAGAAAAAGAATGTAGAAATGAGGTTAAAAAGTAGAAGAGCAGGATAAAATCAAAAATACATCAACAGAAACTAGGATTTACACAACCCACCCTAAGAAAAGGAAGATCTCTAACTACTGTGATCCAATCTAGCAGAATGTATACAATAATTCTTTGATCACTTAATTCCTGATTTACAATAATAAAAAATAATACAAAAGAATTGAATAATATGGGCATGCAATGGCAGAACAAAACCTTTGAGTGTAAAATGACTATTTATGAATTATGAACAAAGCACAAGTTTAAAAGGGTAAATAAAGCTTTACAACTCATAAAGGAAAAGAAAACGACAATATTTAGTCAACTATACATCAACACCAAATCATAAAACAAAGGAAAGAATGTAGAAGAGTTGGGCTAAACTTGGGCGGACTAGAGAAGCTATAAACAAATTAACAGTTTTTTTTTTCTTTACAAAAGAGCCTAAGACCCAAATCAAGTTTTCAACCAATTTTTTAACAGAGCATATAAAATTGCCCACAGAATATAAATAGATGAAATGCATTTAGCAAGAAAATTGCTCCAAATGAAAGATAATTTACTTGCTGGCTTGCATCAACTACGTCTTGAGGTGGCATCTCTTCTATTCCAATTTCGAGAACAAATGACCTTGCAGTATCATGCACCTGCAATGTAAGTCAGCAAACAAATAAGAAAATAATCAGAAATATCATTTGTGTTAGATAAGTGAGTTAAACCAAACTCCTTGAATTGGTGAATAAACAACTTCTGAAAAGTTTAATCCAACCAGTCTAGGGCCAACTAAGGAGAGGAAAGAAGTTCATGGAAGCAACAGGTTCAAGACATGATGCAACTACAAAACTTCCATGATAAAAACTTAAAAAGTCGAACTAAAAATGACATAAGAGTTAATAGTTAATACTCTATAAAAATGAACATATGTACAATCCATGGTCTTAAGGAGAAATTATATATTGGTAGCGACACGTACCTCTTATGGGATAGGATCTCTTTTGGGCATCTATGTGGGCCTATGTTCCAATGAACTTGGAGACTGGCCTTTCCTTCTGTTGAATGGGAACTGGGAAGCACCAATTTCCTAGGCTCCTATGCAGCTTCTATCTGGGTTGTGTTTCTGTTTGGGGATCTTTCTTTTGCAATTATTGTTCTGTTATGAGTCTACTGTTTATTTCTTTTTTTCTATTCTTGTTTCGTCTTGACTAAGGCCGGTGTTCACTGAGTTTGTACCATTTCTCTCTCTATCTGATGTTTCTTCAGTCAGAATTGTTATATGCATGTCAAAGCATCAAAGGCTCCTCCTATATTTAAGACCTCAATGGTTGATCATCAAGAGAGCCATAGGTCTTAACTAAATAGAAATCCAAAAAGCTGATGCCAGATCATGGCAATATTGGATAAGTAGTTTCAGAAACCGCTCAATGATGGAACATAAGAGACAAACCATATAAAGTGTATGATGTGCTTTTAAGGCTTTACAAAAAACAAGATATAGGAGACTATACATCTATAATGTGAAGATTTTCATATAAGAACTAACCTTCTTGACTGCTGCCTCCACAAGCTCTTTAGGACATACAAGATCAGCAGTCTCAGAAACAACACCCAATGGATAACCAAGGGACTCCCTGGTCTTTAACCAAAGTTGTGCACACTGACGTGCTAAACTGATAAAAATAAAATTTACAAAAATTAGTAATAACCATAAACCTCATGTACTGATGACTAAGGACATAACATATCGAGCATTTGGTTCTTGGCAGGTTCACCCCATTTAATTCTATAATGTTAGAACTTCAGTTTAAATCTGATACGTTAAGAACCCAAGAGAACTACCCAGAGAAGGGGTTCATTTATGAGCTATGATGAGCCTACAAAGCAGAAGAAAAAAAATAGTAAAACATTACACTGCTTGTGGACAGCTTGCAGGATGAGTGAAATCACAGATAATTCACAAAAACATGGGACTGCAAAAGACATGTCCGACGATCCACAAATCATTGATTAAAGAGAAAAATGACTTCTGTGTCTTTATTATGTATCTTTTTCTTTTCTTTTTTTCTAAATTTCCTCCCTAATAATTTGAAACAGAAAATAAATTCCCCGCATTGACTTTCTTAGCAAGCAAACTTTCTTTGAATGTACAAGTACCAAGTTTTCAACCAAATTTGTTGCTATGGGAGAAAATAATCTTACCTACGCATCCGACCAAAATAGCGAGCACGCTCTGTTACCCCAACAAAGCCTCTAGAGTCCAATATATTGAAAGCATGTGATGTTTTCAGAAGTTGATCATACCTAGCAAGTTAACAGGAGATGGTTAAACAATAATGTTAAAAAGGGTGTTCAAAGTTAACAATCACACTAAGGAGAAAGAATGGATAGCATTCATTAGAGAAATAAAAATTTGCCATACGCCGGTATTGCTAGGCCTGAAGCAAGCAGGGAACGAGCTTCCTCCTCAGAAAGATCAAACTGTTTTTGAATATGATGCACACCAGCATGCTCTAGATAGTACGCACTCATTTCCTTCCTGAAATGAAATTGTATTCAACATTACTGAAATTATACAGGAAACAGGCTTGATAACAGTCACCGATAGAGCAGATATACAAAGGGAGAATGGAGTTGGAAAAAAAATGCATGTTTGTTAGAAAATAAAGAATATGTATCCAATATATACTTTGCCTCTTTAATGAAATCACAAGAAAGAAACAAAAGGCATCAAGGTGTCAAACAATATAAAACTTTGCGAAATCGTTTCTAGAGAAGACATGCATCCAACACACTTCAATATCCTTTTATTCCGACTGAAATGATAGGAGGATGTAACGGATATACATGAGAAATCAGGGAACATCTAATCAGTCAGTATTTCTCCAGTACAAAATTAAAGTAAAAACCCCTTATTGACATGATTAATAGTGGGCTTGTGTAAATCTCTTCTACCTTCTTACAGAATAGTTCTAGAAACGGAAGCTAATACTATAGTAGGGGGAAAAAACAAAAAGATAATGCTGACTATCAACTACTGGATTGAACGTGCTTATTTACACAAAGGCTAGAAAGAAATTGTTGATATCCAGGGTAGAGTGCTCACACAGACAAAATGACCACAGATCAAGGAATGGCACCACAATTAGTGAAGCTTTAAGTAAAAATGCTGAGCAGTATACATAGCTTCTTTGGATTAACTGTTCTAAATAATTTACTGAATCTCCAAGTTAAGATGCTGAGCAGAAATAAAAGTAATCAGTAGTTTAAGTAGTTTCCTCACTCATTCTCCAAGAATAGCTCGCCATATGTAATTCCATCAGCATATTGAATTTTTTTAAAATGATCGACTCCCTGCCAGTTAGTCAGGAGAACTTAAGTGGACAGAAGGGAATGAAATAGAATATAGTGAAAAAAAAATATACAATAAAAAGCTATCTACACTAACCTGAAGCAACATGAGGATTCTCTCAAGACCATAAGTGATTTCTACAGATACTGGTGACAATTGAAGACTTCCAGCCTGGAGAGAGAGAGAGAAAGAGAGAGAGAGAGAGAGAGAGAGAGAGATTAACAAAACTTAAGCTATGTCTACCAAAATTTAAGGTATCAAGCTCAAATCAATGTAGAGGAAACAACCTGCTGAAAGTAAGTAAACTGTGTGATCTCCATCCCATCCATCCAGATTTCCCAACCCAAACCCCAAGCTCCAAGCACCTAAAAGAATATAGTAAAAGCAAATTATATCACATCAGCTAAGTAGTATATTTTATCCTCAAATGTTTTCTAATGAAAGCAGTACATATATTTTACTTCTATGTTCATAACTGATCAATTGGAAGGAAATCTAACTAACCAAGAACTTAAAATGAATCTCACTCAGACATTCACACAAAAACTGCATAAAATAAACATGGAAACATTGTTTTGACCAGCTAATGACAGAATACTACCGGACTCTCCCAGTTGTCCTCCACAAATCGTATATCATGAGAACGAACATCAATACCTGTAAAGGATACAACATCAAATGCTAATCCCAGAGTAGATCGCTTCAAATCAGACAGGAAACAAATGCTATAAATTCATTAAAACGATCCCTGTATCCATGCAATATTACCAATTTCCTTTTGAAATAGAGGAATGTTACTAATACTTATGCAGCGAAGAATAGCATCTCATGGCACATGAGTTCTCTCTATGTTATGTTCTCTGTTATACCCAGATATTTCCCAAACCTGAGACATGAAACTGGGACTCCTGCTCAACCTAAACTGTTTAGGAGGCAGAAAATAAAATGAAATAGCTAGAGAGGTATTAAGGAGGTTGGACCCCACACAACATGGGAGAAAAATCATGAACCTCATCAATGTACTGACCTCACTGGTGGGTCCTCTTTCTTATTGCGATCATGACAAAGATCAGTTTCAAATTTGGTTGGATCGATGACTGGTAATTTCATTTCTTTTCTTCCCTTCTCGTGGTAAATAGAAAAGGAGGGGAGTCTACAATGGGAAACTCAAGTTTAAAGAGATTATACATTGGGAAGTCCTCCTAGTAGACACCTTTAACGAGGGACCGACACAACAGATAAGAGACTAGGTTTGCCCTTATATCAGTTTCACAGACCTAGCACTTTGCCATCCAACCAAAAGAGATGGTGCTGCCTACCCTGCTACAAGTACAGGGCCCACCCCATTTGAAGGTATTATGCACTGTTTACACTGAGAAGCTCTGAAGCTAGTTTATAGAGCACCACATAATGATTTTCGTTTATTTTCCCATCGTAAGGGAGAATTGAAGTTTCTAATTTTGGAAAGAGGTACTAGACAATGTTTGATATAAAACACATGCAAAATAATAAAGCATATAGATATGTATGGTAATACTGAAATAATGTTTACCACCATTGGAAGCCACTTGCAATGCGTTGAACAGACTATCAATACACGAACAATTTTACTGAATGATTGTGCAGGGTGCATATAAATGTAAAGATCTGTTTTGTACAACTAAGAAAACAGTGTCATGACTACCTAGAGCTGATAAGCTGCGGATAAAAAGGTCTTGCGAGTTTCCAGGATCAGGCTTCAATATAACCTGACAGATAAAATGAAAATGAAATGTCCATAAGACTGGTAGTAGAAAAGACTTGTTCCTAAACGATACAGCCCAAACACATTTCAAAATTACGTATCAGCAAAATTAAACTAAACCTGAAACTGAGTGTGTCTCTGGAGCCTATTCGGGTTTTCCCCGTAACGACTGTCATCTGGCCGGATACTAGGCTCCGCATACCTATCACCAAGAAGTCCCACTGGCAGTTACAACAAAGAGCCACAAAAGACCAGATGATCGATGTATGTAGCCTCCATTACAAGTAAACATACGAATACTAACAGTATAACATAATGACGGTCTAAACACTCTGCTTCAGATATCAATATGCAATCAAGTGAATATAGTAAACGCACAAACTTACGCATACTTACGCTACATTCCACGGTTCAGGACCAAGCACCCTCAGGAAAGTCAAGGGATTCATAGTCCCGGCTCCGACCTAATCAACATCCAGATAGCCGCAGTAAGCAACTAATAAGCCACGAAAACAAATGCTAAACATACAAAGAAGCACCACAATCAACAGGCTATAGAGTTAACCGAAAAACAAGAGCAAAATACTAAAGCATTACCTCTGTGTTGCTGCATTGCATTATAGCACATCCAACTGAAGCCCAATATTCCTGTACAATACAAAACACATCAGCAATATGAATTAAAATCATATATGAATTGAGTGAAGTGAGTGACCTGGAGGCGTTGAATGGCTTGTTGGAAAGTGAGGACTGAGGCTTTGTTGCTGGCCTCGGGAATTGGGGCAGTGGAGGATTGGTGAGGAAGCGCAGAGGTGGTGCTGATTGCGGAGACGGAGGTGTTGGAGAAGTGGCGGAGGAGACGGGAAGTGGGGGCGGAGCGGAGGAGGAAGAGGCGGGAAGAGTGGTGGGGCTTGAGAGCTGAGATGACTAGCGGGAGAGCGAGGATTGCCATTTGAGGCTCTCGTAAGCCTTACCCGGCTTTTTGGGTTTATCAGGAGAGATGACTGGCATGAACTATCAGACGGGTTTTAAGTTTAACACTTCTTTTTTTAACTTTTCTACTTTTTATTTTTTACCCTTTTTTTTAAATAAGACGATTGTAAATTTCATCATTAGTCCGAACAACATAAAAAACCTTTTTTTTTTTTTTGGGTCAAATGTTCATTTAGTATTAATTTAAACGTCTCATTTTTCATTCTAATGACAATCTTTTTCATTAGCCCATTTCAAATAAGGTAAACATTTTTTATGCCTAAATACACAAATCTTTATGCTCAAATGCACAACTTTTTACTAAAGTCTTAACAAACCATATTATTTTAAGACTATTTTACCCTCACCCCTTAAATATGCATAGAGAGAGAAAGTGGAAGAGAGAGAATACTTGGCCGGAACCTCACCGGACTCCGGTCACCGGCCGCCAGATTTTGGTTGCCGGATTTCCCCAGTCGCCGGATTCCGGTCACCGGTAACTCGGTTACTGGCCCCCAGTAACTCAATTTTTCTCCGGTCGCCAGATTCCGGTCACCGGTAACTCGGTTACTGACCGCCAATAATCAGTTACTGACTCCTAATAATTTAGTTAGTGACCCCCAATAATCAATTACTAACCTCTAATAATTAGTTACTGACCTCTAATAATTAGTTACTAACCCCTAATAACTTAATTACTGACCTCCAATAATCAGTTACTGACATCCAATAATTGCTTACTGACACCCAATAATCACTTACTGACCTCAATATTAATGCAAGGATATAAAAAAAATTAAAAAAAAAATAAACTCTAACTAACTTCTTTGGGCACCCACCTTCCCCGACGGCGACACACCGGCCTCCTCCTCCACCGACCCCGGCGCACCTCCTCCACCTCCTCCTACTCCCCCAAAGCCTTGAAGCACCCCAGATCCCTCAACTACATCTTCAAAGAGCAACGCCTCCTCTTCATCCTCGTTGAAATCCTCATCGGCTCCACCTTCTTCATCCTCCAGCCCACTCTCCCGCCTCTCCCCCTCCGACCCCCACCCCTCCATCCCTCGCTCCTTCTCCTCCTCCGTCGTCTCCCACGATCGCATCTCCACCGCCTCCTTCTCCTCCGACCTCCGCAACAATGCCGCACTTGTCCCCACCGGCATCAGCAAGCGCCGCCTCAGGATCATCGGCAATGGCGGCGTCCATCGTCAAGTCTGCGGCGGCGTCCGTCGTAGAGGAAAGGAGAGAGAGAGAGAGAGCAGAGAGCAGATCGGGAGGAGAAGAAGAAGAAGAAGAAGAGAGAGAGAGAGAGAGAGAGAGCAGATCGGGAGGAGAAGAAGAAGAAGAGAGAGAGAGAGAGAGATAAGATTTGTGTGGGTTTAATTCTATAGAGGGTAATAATGTCTTTTGTATAAAAATCATTGGAATGGGCTAAGGGATTAGAATTTCATTGGAATGGGCTTTAACTTTCTAATTTTTGGGTATTTGGGCATTTTCATTTTTTTTTTAATCAAGAAAAGTAACCATTCATTAACTGGAGGAAAGGTTACAAACATCGGAATCGATTTTCACCAATTCCATAAGCCATTTCAGCCCATGCTCAATACAGAACATATTCTCATTTTCATACAAAATGAATGTAGCTAAACCATGAGCAACCTTATTGCATTCCCGGGGTTTGAAGGTGACACAACTTGCACTCCAACATTTTAGCAGGGACTTCACTTCTTCAACTAAGAAACCCTCCCCAGGGATACAAGTATCGGAGGCATTGATAAGACGCACCGCCTCTGTGCAGTCCATTTCAACTACCACAGGAAAGGTTCTCAAATCAATAGAAAAGCATAGATCCGCTTTTAGTGTCATAAGTTCAGTTACCAACGAAGAGAAAATACCTACAACTTGTTGAGCAGAAGCTCCCATAAGCTCTCCTTTCTCGTTTCGGATCACAGCACCAAGCCCTCTTCTTCTGTTTTTAAGATTCACTACACCATAAGTATTTAGTTTGTACACACCTTCACATGGAGGTTCCCAATTACACTCTCTATTCACTTTATGCAGCCCCTTGATCTTGTTAGCCTCTTTAAACTCACCCAAAAGAGAACAAGCTTTAGAGATAATGCAGCCTGGAGTTTGATAATTAATTTTACCATGAAGATGGTCATTTCTCAACGTCCAAAGCTACCAAGTTACATAAGCAAACAATTCCATCTCATCCTTGGGCACATGACGAACCAACTCTTCACACCAATTAGCAAAAGTATAGTGACTCTTTCCAAATGGATTTCTTTCAAACTCTCTGGCTAAATTCACACTCCCATAGAGCATGAAAAATTGTCTCAGCTTTAATACCACATCGAGAGCAGCAAGGGTTATTTGTAATCTTTCTTTGATAAAGATTAAAGGTACATGGAAGGATGTCATGGACTGCTCTCCACAAAAAAAGCTTGATCTTATTGGGAATTTGAAGTCCCCACATAACTCTCCAGAACTTCCTATTAGCTTCATTACTTGAAGCTTCACCAATATTTGAGAGAGTTTTCTCCGTCTCCACTGTGAGCTTGTAGCCAGAATTTATAGTGTACCTACCATTTTTTTCCAAAAAACCATCTTCACTGATCACTCTCATTCCTCTTTCTCATTGGAATACCAATGATAAGGTCTGCTTCATCTTTATTGAAAGTGTTGTAAATGAGAGGAATGTTCCATTCACTTGAAGGCATAAATAATTCATTCACAGTAGCAGAGGGATTGAGGGTCGTTGGACTCTAGATTTTGAACAGAGAGGGTCTAGGAACCCATTTATCAGAGTAAATACATGTTGCTTCCCTATTGCCAATGCGCCGAATGCATCCTATCTCCACAATTTATCTTCCCCACATAATGGAACGCCAAACAAAGGAGGGATTGCTTCCCATATTTGCCTGCAAGAATGAATTGTTAGGATAATATCAGGCTTTTATAACTCGGGCAGCCAAAGAGTTTGGAAATTCAATCAATCTCTAGGCTTGTTTACCAACCATAGCTTGATTGAACTTTCCAAACTCCCTAAACCCCAGCCCCTCACATTCTTTGGCTTTACATAAAAACTCACACTTCTTCCAATGAACCCCCCTTCCTCCTTTCTTTCCCCACCAAAACTTAGCCACCACTGCATTCAGTTCATCACAAAGGCCAAGAGGAAGTTTAAACACACACATTGAGTAGGTTGGGACAACTTGGAGATCTGCTTTTACTAATACTTCTTTGCCAGCTAGGGAGAGTAGATTACTATGCCATCCTTCCACCCAGTTTTTGACTCTTTCCCTCACCTTCCTCAAAATTTTACCCTTATCTCTCCCTAAAACAGTTGGGAGGCCAAGGTATTTCTCATGGTACGCAACTGGTTTCATCTCCATTTCATTACTCAACATAATCTTCTCTTCTTCACTTGTGCTCGGGCTAAACGCGATAGCAGACTTTCCATAATTAATTTTTTGTCCGGAAGCAGCTTCATATATACTTAGAATTTCCTTGAGCCGCTTGCACTCACTCATTGTTGCATCACCAAAAATCAGACTATCATCGGCGAAAAACAAGTGATTAATGGGAGGAGCTCCATTAGCCACTTTTACATCATGAATACCTCCAGTTTCTTCTTCCCTGCGAAGCAAAGCTGATAAGCCCTCTGCACAAATTAGAAATAGATAAAGGGAGAGAGGATCCCCTTGCCTTAATCCTCTTTGTGGATAGATAAAACATTTAGGCTCCCCGTTGCAATTTATAGAGTAACTAACAGTTGAAATACAATCTATCATCAGAAAAATCCACATTTCCCTAAAACCCATATTCTCCATCATCTTCGCCAGAAAACCCCATTCCACCCTATCATAAGCCTTAGCCATGTCAAGCTTGAGGGTCATATTCTTCCTTCCGTTCTTTTCCCTCCTTTTAACAACAAAAATGGACTCATGAGCTAAGATGATGTTATCAATGATTAGTCTCTTTGGAACGAAGGCACTTTGAAACTTTGAGATAATAGAAGGGAGGACCGCTTTTAGACGGTTTGCTAAGGTTTTTGAAATGAGTTTGTAGATGACATTGCACAGACTTGTAGGCCTATA
Above is a window of Fragaria vesca subsp. vesca linkage group LG7, FraVesHawaii_1.0, whole genome shotgun sequence DNA encoding:
- the LOC101314215 gene encoding glycine--tRNA ligase 2, chloroplastic/mitochondrial-like; this encodes MAILALPLVISALKPHHSSRLFLLRSAPTSRLLRHFSNTSVSAISTTSALPHQSSTAPIPEASNKASVLTFQQAIQRLQEYWASVGCAIMQCSNTEVGAGTMNPLTFLRVLGPEPWNVAYAEPSIRPDDSRYGENPNRLQRHTQFQVILKPDPGNSQDLFIRSLSALGIDVRSHDIRFVEDNWESPVLGAWGLGWEIWMDGMEITQFTYFQQAGSLQLSPVSVEITYGLERILMLLQGVDHFKKIQYADGITYGELFLENEKEMSAYYLEHAGVHHIQKQFDLSEEEARSLLASGLAIPAYDQLLKTSHAFNILDSRGFVGVTERARYFGRMRSLARQCAQLWLKTRESLGYPLGVVSETADLVCPKELVEAAVKKVHDTARSFVLEIGIEEMPPQDVVDASQQLKDLVTQLLAKQRLGHGEVQAFGTPRRLVVCVENLCTKQMENEVEVRGPPVSKSFDDQGNPTKAAEGFCRRYSVPLNSLYRKTDGKTEYIYARVVESARHALEVLSEDLPNAIARISFPKSMRWNSQVFFSRPIRWILALHGDVVVPFTFAQVLSGNLSYGLRNTPSATVTVKTAECYAGVIRNAGINIEMEERKKTIMECSSTLARSVNGEAFIPEGLLNEVVNLVEAPVPVLGEFKRSFLELPSDLLTMVMQKHQKYFSVRDENGELLPFFIAVANGAIDEMVVRKGNEAVLRARYEDAKFFYEMDTRKRFSEFRRQLKGILFHEKLGTMLEKVLRLENMVDKLTLALGMDDSTNKIVQQAASLSMSDLATAVVTEFTSLSGVMARHYALRDGHSEQVAEALFEITLPRFSGDTLPKTDAGIVLSVADRLDSLVGLFAAGCQPSSTNDPFGLRRISYGLVQVLVEKDKYLDLQQALELAADVQPIKVEAPTIKDAHQFVTRRLEQYLVDKGISPEVVRSVLAERANLPCLAARTACKMEALSKGKLLPKVIEAYSRPTRIVRGKDVDPHFEVDEAAFETDEERALWICFLSVKEEICHGIEVDEFVKISAQLVQPLDNFFEHVFVMVEDERIRNNRLALLKKVADLPRGVADLSMLPGF